In the Wyeomyia smithii strain HCP4-BCI-WySm-NY-G18 chromosome 2, ASM2978416v1, whole genome shotgun sequence genome, one interval contains:
- the LOC129722972 gene encoding dnaJ homolog subfamily C member 13 isoform X2, producing MAARECIDLECFLVTKHSWKGKYKRILSIGSNAVSTYNLDKFDLTNRWHYNEVVSVMPNKTGNTAYEFVLNLRKDKKIDTIKLSSEYRNEILTSLLRYYKEFADKPKHILKFDAFKHHWSGTTLPAVLEVTPCSLDQLDPTTNTVLASYNYKDIDSVIGIQDYTDGIVLAYGGHSRLHLFRVQNHHDVVQMIVNNAQQYLGIDIKVRKNQITLDQFERERFGSYGGDQHQTSLSEFIVQKITPRHSEPMRRILCLTDTTILERDPQTYSVCTLRPLIEIFALIRYDENIQKFSIEYKNGLTRSYLTNDRDSLLATLLDSVRSCGNQDVHVRISRTPRGKRVGPLTAPVDEETEANLLRYIISCYQYPVKRLDVLERFNANIPYSGLNYSVTQESLFSENKERLITGALQALVGGGSKEDLNQLNNVDLEASFHVLRRLLASKVGFAAFTNLPGFRETIGFRVVHALKRNNLAVTYAAIDMINSLMHPMHAEYELKQEQMNKSSLLHSKGFLEQLLDMWTKHVNLGSGALVLSAMLDFLTFALCVPYSETTDGKQFDMLLEMVATRGRTLYKLFQHPSLAIVKGSGLVMRALIEEGDTTISNQMQSLALDEAALCHHLLVALYTPSHDSTMATHRQLSRHLVGLWITDSKDAMNLLRRIFPAGLLSFLESEDPVPKEDVEEDKLNFRDNLKLAVQHSSKNKRLNYLIEKHLEGIKHWGLNLIDRQEKIQQSQKNRPIVLRNRRQKKKVGDEIVNLPLFFYQFNKNHAMPNLIWNLKTREELRAALENEIRQFNADKDLAGSMVVAWNYEEFEVQYQCLADEIKIGDYYIRLLLERDDWPQNLVKNPMELFNALYRRVLCRNRLNDDQLTVTSLQALAKVYKRYYENIGYFSDITYILQMLDRCLSPALRDALVGLIKNLVLHKSNCRPLVDHVNCLVDLVTLAHMHTGRAMPNTKTNVIEAGPNMKLHEEKDWYYNVERDNEKPERCGPVTFSELKELWNKGGLTPRTRCWAVGMDGWRSLQQIPQLKWCLMAKGSPLYNETELAQHVLDILIKCTSFFPSRARDGEAVLIPGPRLSRKLSEFICLPHIVQVCLTHDPGLLERVASLLCQIMEDNPEMSKVYLTGVFYFMLMYTGSNILPIARFLKMTHMKQAFRSEETNSQSGIMHRSILGQLLPEAMVCYLENHSAEKFAETFLGEFDTPEVIWSSEMRRMLIEKISAHIADFTPKLKGHTMARYPYLAIPVISYPQLENELFCHIFYLRHLCDTRKFPNWPIPDPVQLLKHTLDAWRKEVEKKPSQMTVTQAYEDLGIDLVKNPQPDESVIRKSYYRLAQMYHPDKNPKGREIFERVNRAYEFLCSRRSTNDGPNPGNIVLILRTQSILFDRYADVLRPYKYAGYPQLIKTIQLETKDEQLFSKTVPLLSAASELCYHTVHCSALNAEELRREEGIEALLEAYSRCVSIMGVDSQKDSLHYEVISNITRCFEVACRFENCRKKILELPQLIVDVCRVVYFKHSLSVSLVTSLAANNYDLQCNLVRNGVLWSLMIFMFDYDYTLDESGVVTDEKSNNQQASNNLAKLSLLACVALAGYHMTLLDEDSSLVPGKTAPKSNPISRSDSPQQPTAPRSNSLTQTQPYTQNASNLIQNNSSLIQSVATFDRTLSERSESLTSTTAMESTEPVECEKGINNKYKISSAAPTNMIVKKMLDKLLTMFVANKMVSDNETEVLKLLSSNTRNPYLIWDNGTRAQLLDFLEFQRSNASRQQYDNIADVYELVKNFSYDAHRDELKIGGIFIRIYNEMPSFPIANPKSFVMDLLEFLKQAFNYLTAKNIRPIPPPASVNNVNSQGILIPTKTWKPLVPTKTSSNPVNSNVINNNNNNNINNHRSTANQLQKQQDISAVLSEYSRAKQRSQLARTDPSTSDESSKLYDFASNPNAINHIVMALKALIAVIKSNSNVEIQCIGHFEMLFGFLSSSLCDRDKILKSLSLEVVCLVSRNKECVTEISACEIFGLYLVALKDKDLRDVQQKVLETLSGLLNVPKMVKEGHSKGAVIYLLDLFCNSNNPQIRESCAELLSKMNADKLSGPKIRITVCKYLPSVFLDAMIDSPSVAVQMYESTHEHPELIWNDRIRSTVSDAVHDMADSFYMQQKQNSKTLWRDPEVLPEIISNELVVSGVYLRLYISNPGWTLRKPKQFLSDLLDFIVDNISRNGVDKNVLDISTNALVLLLNAQPNLADSVPVLGHIPKFFRQLSVQPRSALTVLHQLSLSEICVSAISQTDCILALKSCMESHRELLAAASETLSRLFKCQHDSLIRQSLECQLIPFLLGLLESRIDSTTNPAMVKAQIVAALKAMTSNLTYGDRVAHILNQNPVWAEYRDQKHDLFITDTNVRGYLTGAPNTTAGYLTQGPAKNVEVLTSPPPMDRDDPLFVRSSSNDA from the exons ATGGCAGCAAGAGAATGCATTGATTTAGAATGCTTTCTGGTGACAAAACATTCGTGGAAAGGTAAATACAAGCGGATTCTTTCCATAGGATCCAATGCGGTGTCTACCTATAATCTTGATAAATTTGATCTCACAAATCGTTGGCACTACAATGAAGTGGTTAGTGTCATGCCAAATAAAACCGGCAAT ACTGCGTACGAATTTGTATTGAATTTgcgaaaagacaaaaaaatagaCACGATTAAGCTATCATCGGAGTACCGCAATGAAATTCTTACTTCGCTGCTAAGATACTATAAAGAATTTGCGGACAAGCCAAAACATATTCTG AAGTTTGATGCCTTTAAGCACCACTGGTCGGGAACAACGCTTCCCGCCGTGCTGGAGGTCACTCCCTGCTCGCTGGACCAGTTGGATCCAACAACCAATACCGTTCTGGCCAGCTACAACTACAAGGACATCGATAGTGTCATCGGAATTCAGGATTATACCGATGGAATCGTACTAGCATACGGAGGTCACAGTCGGTTGCATCTTTTTCGGGTTCAAAATCATCACGATGTGGTGCAAATGATTGTGAACAATGCCCAGCAATACCTGGGCATCGACATTAAGGTGCGCAAGAATCAAATCACCCTTGATCAGTTTGAACGTGAACGGTTCGGTTCGTATGGCGGTGATCAGCATCAAACGTCACTTTCGGAATTTATCGTTCAAAAGATTACTCCTCGTCATTCTGAACCGATGCGTCGGATACTGTGCCTGACCGACACTACCATACTGGAGAGGGATCCGCAAACCTACAGTGTCTGTACGTTGAGGCCGTTGATTGAAATCTTTGCTCTCATTCGTTACGatgaaaatatacaaaaattttCGATTGAATACAAAAATGGATTGACTAGATCGTATCTAACTAATGACCG AGACTCACTGCTGGCAACTTTGTTGGATTCGGTTCGTTCCTGTGGCAACCAGGATGTTCACGTACGCATCTCTAGAACTCCTCGAGGGAAACGAGTTGGTCCTCTAACCGCGCCAGTAGATGAAGAGACTGAAGCGAACCTTCTGCGCTATATTATTAGCTGTTACCAGTACCCAGTCAAACGGCTGGACGTTTTGGAACGGTTCAATGCAAACATTCCGTACAGTGGACTGAATTACAGTGTAACACAAGAA AGCTTATTTTCCGAAAACAAGGAACGACTGATAACGGGAGCCTTGCAAGCTTTGGTTGGCGGAGGTTCAAAGGAAGATCTCAATCAATTGAACAATGTCGACCTCGAAGCATCGTTCCACGTACTGCGCCGTTTACTAGCTAGTAAAGTCGGTTTCGCTGCCTTCACAAATCTTCCGGGGTTTCGAGAAAcaattggttttcgagttgtgCATGCACTCAAACGCAACAATTTAGCTGTCACTTACGCAGCAATTGATATGATCAACTCCCTTATGCATCCAATGCATGCCGAGTATGAATTGAAACAGGAACAAATGAATAAGTCGTCTCTTCTTCACTCGAAGGGCTTTCTAGAGCAATTACTTGATATGTGGACGAAACATGTTAATCTGGGATCCGGGGCGTTGGTGTTGTCAGCCATGTTGGATTTCCTAACCTTTGCATTGTGCGTTCCCTATAGTGAAACGACCGATGGCAAGCAATTCGATATGCTACTGGAAATGGTAGCAACGCGTGGCCGAACGTTGTACAAACTCTTTCAACATCCCTCACTGGCAATTGTGAAAGGCAGCGGTTTAGTCATGCGAGCATTAATCGAGGAGGGTGACACAACCATTTCCAACCAGATGCAATCGTTGGCGTTAGATGAAGCAGCTCTTTGCCATCATCTTCTGGTGGCACTGTACACACCATCGCATGATTCTACCATGGCGACCCACAGGCAACTGTCCCGACATTTGGTCGGACTGTGGATTACCGATAGTAAAGATGCTATGAACTTACTCAGGAGGATTTTC CCCGCTGGATTGCTCTCTTTTCTCGAAAGTGAAGATCCCGTGCCGAAGGAGGACGTCGAAGAGGACAAGCTCAATTTTCGCGACAATCTGAAGTTGGCTGTACAGCATTCAAGCAAGAATAAGCGACTCAACTATTTGATCGAAAAGCACCTAGAAGGAATCAAACATTGGGGACTAAATCTAATCGATAGGCAGGAGAAAATCCAACAATCTCAAAAGAATCGGCCAATCGTGCTACGTAATCGACGGCAGAAGAAGAAGGTCGGTGATGAGATTGTCAATCTGCCGCTCTTTTTCTACCAGTTTAACAAGAATCATGCCATGCCGAATCTGATATGGAATTTGAAAACCCGCGAAGAGCTGCGGGCGGCTCTGGAGAACGAAATCCGTCAATTCAATGCAGACAAGGATTTGGCCGGCAGCATGGTGGTTGCTTGGAATTATGAAGAGTTTGAAGTGCAGTACCAGTGTCTGGCCGACGAAATCAAGATTGGCGATTACTATATACGACTACTGTTGGAACGAGATGATTGGCCGCAGAATTTAGTTAAAAATCC aatggaGCTATTTAATGCCCTGTACCGAAGGGTACTTTGCCGTAATAGATTAAATGACGATCAGCTCACCGTCACATCTTTGCAAGCTTTGGCTAAAGTTTACAAGCGATACTACGAAAATATTGGATATTTTAGTGATATAACGTATATCCTTCAAATGTTGGATCGA TGTCTATCGCCGGCGCTGCGCGATGCGCTCGTTGGGCTAATCAAGAATCTGGTACTGCATAAATCTAACTGCCGTCCACTGGTTGATCATGTCAATTGTTTAGTCGATCTggtgacgttggcacacatgCACACAGGTCGCGCGATGCCGAACACCAAAACCAACGTTATCGAAGCAGGTCCCAACATGAAACTGCACGAAGAAAAAGATTGGTACTACAACGTAGAGCGAGATAACGAAAAGCCGGAACGTTGCGGGCCGGTAACATTCAGCGAGCTGAAAGAACTTTGGAATAAAGGCGGTCTCACACCGAGAACACGCTGCTGGGCGGTTGGCATGGACGGATGGCGTTCACTGCAGCAAATTCCTCAGTTAAAATGGTGTTTAATGGCTAAGGGATCGCCCTTGTACAACGAAACGGAACTGGCCCAGCATGTGCTGGATATACTTATCAAGTGTACCAGTTTCTTCCCAAGTCGAGCCCGAGACGGTGAAGCAGTTCTCATACCTGGTCCGCGGCTTTCTCGGAAACTGTCCGAGTTCATTTGTTTGCCACATATCGTTCAAGTTTGCTTAACGCATGACCCAGGACTACTGGAAAGAGTCGCTTCTCTGCTCTGCCAAATAATGGAAGACAATCCGGAAATGTCGAAAGTGTATCTCACTGGCGTTTTCTACTTCATGTTAATGTACACTGGAAGCAACATTCTTCCGATAGCCCGGTTCCTTAAAATGACCCACATGAAGCAAGCTTTCCGAAGTGAAGAGACCAACTCTCAGTCCGGTATCATGCATCGGAGCATACTCGGACAGTTACTGCCGGAGGCTATGGTATGCTATCTAGAGAATCACAGTGCGGAAAAGTTTGCTGAAACGTTCCTGGGTGAGTTCGATACGCCCGAAGTCATCTGGAGCTCAGAAATGCGACGGATGCTGATCGAGAAAATATCAGCCCACATTGCCGATTTCACACCCAAACTGAAGGGGCATACCATGGCACGATATCCATACCTGGCAATTCCTGTAATTAGCTATCCTCAGCTTGAGAACGAGCTGTTCTGCCATATCTTTTATCTGCGGCACTTGTGTGACACTAGAAAGTTCCCCAACTGGCCAATACCGGATCCG GTACAACTGCTTAAACACACATTGGATGCTTGGCGTAAGGAGGTCGAAAAGAAACCTTCGCAAATGACAGTAACGCAAGCCTATGAAGATCTAGGCATCGATTTGGTAAAGAATCCTCAGCCGGACGAATCTGTCATCCGTAAAAGCTATTATCGGTTGGCGCAAATGTACCATCCAGATAAGAACcctaaaggaagg GAAATCTTTGAGAGGGTAAACCGAGCTTACGAATTCCTTTGTTCCCGGCGAAGCACCAACGATGGTCCTAATCCTGGCAACATTGTGCTCATTCTACGAACGCAAAGTATTCTCTTCGATCGTTATGCCGACGTGCTCCGGCCGTACAAGTATGCCGGTTATCCGCAATTGATCAAAACTATTCAGCTGGAAACTAAGGATGAGcagttgttttcaaaaacaGTTCCACTTCTGAGTGCCGCTTCCGAGCTTTGCTATCATACGGTACACTGCTCGGCGCTGAACGCAGAGGAACTGCGCCGAGAGGAAGGCATCGAAGCTTTGCTGGAAGCGTACTCCCGTTGCGTATCTATAATGGGTGTTGATTCTCAGAAAGATTCCCTACATTATGAAGTAATATCGAACATCACCCGTTGCTTCGAAGTGGCTTGTCGATTCGAAAACTGCCGAAAGAAGATACTCGAGCTGCCACAGCTGATAGTGGATGTGTGTCGAGTTGTCTACTTCAAGCACTCTTTATCAGTAAGCTTGGTTACGAGCTTGGCCGCTAACAATTATGATCTGCAGTGCAATCTCGTACGCAATGGTGTGCTCTGGTCTCTGATGATATTCATGTTTGATTATGATTACACACTTGATGAAAGCGGTGTGGTTACTGACGAGAAATCCAACAATCAACAAGCTAGCAACAATTTAGCGAAACTTTCGCTACTAGCTTGTGTAGCGTTGGCTGGATATCATATGACATTGTTGGATGAAGATTCATCGCTTGTTCCAGGAAAAACTGCACCAAAATCGAATCCTATTTCTCGTAGTGACTCTCCACAGCAGCCAACTGCACCTAGAAGCAATTCGCTTACCCAAACTCAACCCTACACACAAAATGCGTCCAATTTAATACAGAACAATTCTAGCCTTATCCAGTCGGTAGCAACCTTCGATCGCACCCTGTCGGAGCGGTCAGAATCTCTAACTTCGACGACCGCGATGGAATCAACCGAACCAGTCGAATGCGAGAAAGGTATCAACAATAAATACAAAATTTCCAGTGCTGCCCCGACTAATATGATCGTCAAAAAGATGCTTGACAAACTGTTAACCATGTTTGTGGCGAACAAAATGGTTTCCGACAATGAAACTGAAGTGCTGAAGCTGCTTAGCTCTAATACTCGTAATCCGTATCTCATTTGGGATAACGGAACTAGAGCGCAGCTTCTTGACTTTCTGGAGTTCCAACGATCCAATGCATCCCGTCAGCAGTACGATAATATTGCTGATGTATATGAACTGGTGAAGAACTTTTCCTACGATGCACATAG AGATGAACTTAAAATTGGTGGCATTTTCATTCGCATCTACAACGAAATGCCGAGCTTCCCGATTGCTAACCCGAAATCGTTCGTGATGGATCTGCTCGAGTTCCTAAAACAAGCCTTCAATTATCTAACTGCTAAAAATATACGTCCTATTCCTCCACCGGCCAGTGTTAACAACGTCAACAGTCAGGGCATTCTCATTCCGACCAAAACGTGGAAACCTCTAGTCCCTACGAAAACCAGCAGTAACCCAGTGAACAGCAATGTGattaacaacaataacaataacaacatCAACAACCACCGCAGTACTGCTAATCAGTTACAAAAGCAGCAGGATATCAGCGCCGTACTGAGCGAGTACAGCCGGGCTAAGCAACGAAGTCAATTAGCGAGGACAGATCCGTCCACCTCAGATGAGAGTTCCAAGCTCTACGATTTCGCCTCGAATCCGAACGCAATCAATCACATCGTGATGGCTTTGAAGGCACTAATCGCTGTTATCAAATCGAACAGTAACGTGGAAATTCAGTGTATTGGCCACTTCGAAATGCTATTTGGTTTTCTGTCGTCTAGTTTGTGCGATCGGGATAAAATACTCAAATCACTGTCACTAGAAGTGGTTTGCTTGGTTTCCCGAAACAAGGAATGTGTGACGGAAATATCTGCTTGCGAAATTTTCGGACTATATCTGGTGGCACTGAAGGACAAGGATTTGCGCGATGTGCAGCAGAAGGTGCTGGAGACGCTGTCTGGTTTGCTGAACGTGCCGAAAATGGTCAAAGAGGGTCACTCAAAGGGGGCGGTGATTTATTTGCTCGATCTATTCTGCAATTCCAACAATCCGCAAATTAGGGAAAGTTGTGCGGAGCTTTTGTCGAAAATGAATGCGGATAAATTGAGTGGACCGAAA ATTCGCATCACCGTTTGCAAGTATTTGCCGTCAGTATTCCTGGATGCCATGATTGACTCACCATCGGTGGCTGTACAAATGTACGAATCTACACACGAGCACCCGGAGTTAATATGGAACGATCGGATACGAAGCACAGTATCGGATGCCGTACACGACATGGCAGATAGCTTCTACATGCAGCAAAAGCAAAACTCAAAAACACTTTGGCGAGACCCGGAGGTTCTGCCAGAAATCATCTCAAACGAGCTTGTTGTTTCCGGAGTATATCTGCGGTTGTACATATCGAACCCAGGGTGGACTTTACGTAAGCCAAAACAGTTTCTTTCTGATCTGTTGGATTTCATAGTAGATAACATAAGCCGGAACGGGGTCGACAAAAATGTGCTAGACATTTCAACGAACGCCCTCGTACTATTGCTTAATGCGCAACCTAATTTGGCGGATTCGGTTCCAGTGCTAGGACACATACCGAAATTTTTCCGACAACTGTCTGTTCAACCGAGAAGTGCTCTCACAGTATTGCATCAGTTGTCCCTTTCTGAG ATTTGTGTCAGTGCCATTTCTCAAACTGACTGTATTCTCGCTTTGAAGTCTTGCATGGAAAGCCACCGTGAGCTACTAGCAGCGGCATCGGAAACATTGAGTAGGCTCTTCAAATGCCAGCAC